From one Magnolia sinica isolate HGM2019 chromosome 18, MsV1, whole genome shotgun sequence genomic stretch:
- the LOC131232397 gene encoding uncharacterized protein LOC131232397: MSGVTIIVVAETFTEATSVCRGCPVDFGRKRIHVDLIVTKVFHYDIILGMNWLSSIRAEIDCEDRTVTIYEDGSSPFTFTVRVSYPQRVLCYASLEEGRKDSSLTCTPIVSNFVDVFKNIPGLPPRREIDFTINLVSCTAPISLPTYQMPPYEMEELRLQIDGLLEVGFI; encoded by the coding sequence ATGTCGGGGGTAACAATTATAGTGGTAGCCGAGACATTCACCGAAGCTACATCCGTCTGTCGAGGTTGTCCAGTAGACTTTGGGAGAAAAAGGATACATGTGGATCTCATAGTCACGAAGGTCTTCCACTATGATATAATCCTGGGAATGAATTGGCTCTCCTCAATAAgagctgagattgattgcgaGGACCGAACGGTGACCATATATGAAGATGGTAGCTCTCCCTTCACGTTCACAGTACGGGTTAGCTACCCACAACGAGTCCTCTGTTATGCTTCGCTAGAAGAAGGTCGCAAAGATAGTTCGTTAACTTGCACCCCCATAGTGAGCAACTTCGTTGATGTATTCAAGAACATTCCGGGACTTCCTCCCCGGCGGGAGATCGACTTCACCATTAATTTGGTGTCGTGCACTGCGCCCATTTCTCTCCCAACTTATCAGATGCCTCCGTATGAAATGGAGGAGCTTCGACTTCAAATTGATGGGTTGTTAGAAGTAGGTTTTATCTGA